In a single window of the Rhizoctonia solani chromosome 16, complete sequence genome:
- a CDS encoding The BTB (BR-C, ttk and bab)/POZ (Pox virus and Zinc finger) domain, which translates to MHGSSDVAAAPLPQFTSPEADLVLVTSDGQEFRVFSRFLIETSGVFRDLLDLPTSPNSSERVMTVSETACTLNLLLQYIYPMAHPTLTRSAIFKPFCWRPINMTPTILGASPIKAYAVACRLGLQEEALKAAKETFSLDFAEKDLDGDRDIRLGTHDAFTLFRFQRSRVDAVINVLLATPKPINCEGCSTRHFYGRPAWQASYIERCAMVLQRTSLIQADRMGLFDLEVVLNVAKFTTCGCEKCIASVTGDSQLVDRWLKTLLIKMKEAEDRISLAITPAPLEIDTAPTSTRQSPEFALRVLAAISIGKLAQWKLGLSNFHGAFN; encoded by the exons ATGCACGGATCGTCAGATGTCGCGGCTGCCCCACTACCCCAGTTCACCTCACCCGAGGCTGATCTTGTTCTGGTAACCTCAGATGGACAAGAATTTCGCGTTTTCAGTCGCTTTCTCATCGAAACATCGGGCGTTTTCCGCGATTTGCTCGATTTACCGACAAGTCCCAATAGCAGCGAGCGTGTTATGACAGTCTCAGAGACGGCATGCACGCttaaccttctccttcaaTATATCTATCCTATGGCGCATCCTACACTCACTCGCTCAGCGATATTCAAACCGTTTTGCTGGCGGCCGATAAATATGAC CCCCACTATACTTGGCGCATCGCCCATCAAGGCTTATGCGGTAGCCTGTCGGCTAGGTTTACAAGAAGAAGCACTCAAGGCTGCCAAAGAAACATTCTCTCTCGATTTTGCGGAGAAAGATCTGGACGGCGACAGGGACATTAGGCTTGGTACTCATGATGCCTTTACACTGTTCAGATTTCAACGGAGCCGGGTAGATGCGGTAATTAACGTGTTGCTAGCAACACCCAAACCGATCAATTGCGAAG GTTGTTCGACCCGCCATTTCTATGGTCGCCCTGCCTGGCAAGCATCATATATCGAGCGATGTGCGATGGTACTGCAGCGTACCAGTCTGATCCAAGCTGATCGTATGGGGCTCTTTGATCTTGAAGTCGTTCTCAATGTTGCCAAATTCACGACATGTGGATGCGAAAAATGCATTGCTAGCGTTACAGGCGACTCGCAACTTGTGGACCGATGGTTGAAGACCCTGTTAATCAAGATGAAAGAGGCTGAAGATCGG ATATCCCTCGCTATTACTCCCGCTCCGTTAGAAATAGACACAGCCCCTACGTCGACCCGCCAATCGCCAGAGTTCGCCCTTCGGGTCCTGGCGGCAATTAGCATAGGTAAACTAGCGCAGTGGAAACTTGGCCTGAGCAATTTTCATG GCGCATTCAACTAA
- a CDS encoding mRNA degradation protein, with product MQNTTVCATRALRSTLDTKNLIGNRWIPSVNLSSSVLNPAPANHDEIPSLSFRLSQRLTSQQNGTRTLSSRVKRRTRKMDDVKGKLRPVLNKKGSSVAQPQWTAVGAALTTLEQSIAKTNLLLHSLASSEAWARRTRSNRPTWGQKQALDPTKTQSTPAEAAKALTTLLQELGEKQAAAASLLSRLNRSSRPTSTRSQKEGDSFKDVFDAGIQGVLQDKGSIREDSFETGWGNNELTIQPTQQMDSSASLDTSNMLPSAEEPQRSTLESPIKTASGKLELSEISLDSIARDPQYLVAVPTLKHGLDRVLFNPGVHWLQDPHSRVYNFPPELQTMPAFTSFAYDRINTFVTSSKDTPRDFSAGQKMPYTFFMRQNDGVVAFDSGSQSEDPLDQNILSYIGVMLEKLLTLPSDGFAALLRHSPKELTESISVPKREAYRYSMSKSMVLRSQLDCSDSRLPGTGVFDLKTRAAISVRRDVWNIEIGSGYQIRSTTGPLESFEREYYDLCRSAFLKYSFQARIGAMDGVFVAYHNTSRMFGFQYIPLQEMDQRLFGSHEGGERVFKACLGLLEIIADNVISKFPGQDIKAMICTAESKDPELSIWVEPANWEDSSTTPVHEVRLKVSHQIKGENVAPGEQVLFEREDWTIGYNIVNIPPSLETRARRDKAFARQQAIRVSCLPEGTTIEEFSNRMKDGILEGYAPRTEDAELNSTGTVSVETDSLSPPLHEWNKRFRTQATPLVHNLRVLSRKGLEDLEKWTQEGSPKVVYRPRD from the exons ATGCAGAACACGACCGTTTGTGCTACTCGGGCGCTTCGCTCAACATTGGACACAAAAAATTTGATCGGAAACCGCTGGATCCCGTCTGTTAACCTCAGTTCATCTGTCTTGAACCCAGCTCCAGCTAACCATGATGAGATACCTTCTCTGTCCTTTCGGCTGTCTCAGAGGTTAACCTCCCAGCAAAATGGGACTCGAACGTTGAGTAGTCGTGTGAAGAGGCGTACAAGGAAGATGGATGATGTAAAGGGGAAATTGCGTCCCGTGCTCAATAAAAAAGGCTCTTCCGTAGCGCAGCCTCAATGGACTGCGGTTGGTGCTGCATTGACCACGTTGGAACAGTCCATTGCCAAAACCAACCTGTTGCTTCATTCTCTAGCTAGTAGTGAAGCATGGGCTCGAAGAACACGATCCAATAGGCCCACTTGGGGACAGAAACAAGCTCTTGATCCTACCAAAACTCAGTCTACACCAGCTGAAGCGGCCAAAGCACTCACCACTCTCCTACAGGAGCTCGGAGAAAAGCAAGCTGCCGCCGCAAGCCTACTTTCTCGCCTCAATAGATCTTCTCGCCCTACTTCAACAAGATCACAAAAAGAAGGCGATTCTTTTAAAGACGTATTTGATGCTGGTATTCAAGGCGTGCTCCAAGATAAAGGATCAATTAGGGAAGATAGTTTTGAGACCGGTTGGGGTAATAATG AGCTTACAATACAACCAACACAGCAAATGGATAGCTCTGCGTCATTGGATACATCAAACATGCTGCCTTCGGCTGAAGAACCCCAGCGATCTACATTAGAATCACCGATCAAAACTGCATCAGGGAAATTGGAGTTGAGTGAAATTTCTCTCGATT CTATTGCGCGAGATCCACAGTATCTTGTAGCTGTACCTACTCTCAAGCATGGGCTTGATCGTGTGCTTTTCAA TCCAGGTGTTCATTGGTTGCAAGATCCGCATTCGCGTGTATACAACTTCCCGCCAGAGCTACAGACGATGCCGGCCTTCACTTCCTTCGCGTACGACCGTATCAATACATTTGTCACGAGCTCTAAAGATACG CCAAGGGACTTTTCTGCGGGACAAAAAATGCCTTACACTTTTTTCATGCGGCAAAACGATGGGGTTGTTGCGTTCGACTCCGGCTCGCAATCAGAAGACCCTCTCGACCAAAATATTTTGTCTTACATA GGAGTTATGCTCGAGAAGCTTCTTACCCTACCAAGCGATGGTTTTGCGGCATTATTGCGGCATTCACCGAAGGAACTCACAGAGAGTATAAGTGTACCAAAACGAGAGGCATATCGGTATTCAATG TCCAAATCGATGGTTCTGCGCTCTCAACTTGATTGTTCAGATAGTCGACTGCCAGGTACAGGTGTTTTCGACCTCAAGACCCGAGCAGCTATCTCAGTAAGGAGAGACGTATGGAACATTGAG ATTGGTTCTGGATATCAAATTCGTTCTACAACTGGTCCTCTGGAGAGCTTCGAACGGGAGTATTATGACTTGTGCCGCTCGGCATTTTTGAAATACTC TTTCCAAGCAAGAATTGGAGCAATGGATGGGGTCTTCGTAGCGTACCATAATACGTCGCGCATGTTCGGATTCCAGTATATTCCCCTTCAAGAAATGGACCAACGTCTATTTGGAAGTCACGAAGGAGGCGAGCGGGTATTCAAAGCCTGTTTGGGACTGTTGGAAATTATCGCAGATAACGTGATCTCAAAGTTCCCAGGACAG GACATCAAGGCCATGATCTGCACCGCCGAATCAAAAGATCCCGAGCTTAGCATTTGGGTTGAACCGGCTAATTGGGAAGATTCCAGTACTACTCCGGTACACGAAGTTCGACTGAAAGTGTCACATCAAATAAAGGGGGAGAATGTAGCTCCCGGGGAACAGGTATTATTTGAACGTGAAGATT GGACGATTGGCTATAACATTGTGAACATTCCTCCTAGCCTTGAAACGCGCGCTAGGCGGGACAAGGCTTTTGCCAGGCAACAAGCTATCAGAGTATCGTGTCTTCCTGAAGGAACAACAATCGAGGAATTCTCGAATAGGATGAAAGATGGAATCCTGGAGGGCTACGCTCCACGGACGGAGGATGCAGAGTTGAACTCGACCGGCACGGTTTCGGTCGAAACGGACAGCCTTTCCCCGCCCCTTCATGAATGGAACAAACGTTTCCGTACTCAGGCTACCCCATTGGTGCATAACCTCCGAGTACTTTCGAGGAAAGGTCTAGAAGATCTCGAAAAGTGGACTCAGGAAGGGTCACCAAAAGTAGTCTACAGACCCCGAGACTGA
- a CDS encoding proteasome complex subunit rpn13 ubiquitin receptor domain-containing protein, with the protein MYVLKFQSSDQLHFFWLQDPDKSLSGPTESIGSSIRASNNSVQAPTGPLNPEQLNSVVQEILRNLQGHSRAGVAPDVALSDILTPSILATVLQDSEVVNSLTQFLPVELLSSPYATQVPLQEVMKQTVASAPFRSSVRSLDQALSTGLLGGLVTSLGMPVEAGLGIHPFLEAIEKQARGHGKTTRDKGGREKRLGVIHRR; encoded by the exons ATGTATGTTCTGAAGTTCCAATCATCAGATCAGTTGCATTTC TTTTGGCTACAG GACCCCGATA AATCACTCAGCGGCCCTACAGAAAGCAT AGGCTCATCTATTAGAGCATCAAACAATAGTGTACAGGCTCCTACTGGGCCTCTCAATCCTGAGCAGCTCAACTCAGTTGTCCAAGAAATCCTCCGTAACTTACAAGGGCACAGCCGTGCAGGGGTGGCTCCAG ATGTGGCGCTCTCGGATATTCTTACACCTTCCATATTGGCCACAGTTTTGCAAGATTCCGAAGTAGTGAATTCTCTCACACAGTTTCTACCCGTAGAACTGCTTTCTTCCCCCTATGCCACGCAGGTTCCGTTACAAGAAGTAATGAAACAAACTGTGGCGTCTGCTCCCTTTCGCTCGTCTGTGCGTTCGCTCGACCAGGCGCTATCTACTGGACTTTTGGGTGGATTAGTCACCAGTTTGGGGATGCCGGTTGAGGCTGGGTTGGGTATACATCCTTTCCTCGAAGCCATCGAAAAGCAAGCAAGGGGCCACGGGAAAACTACGCGGGACAAAGGGGGACGAGAAAAAAGATTAGGTGTCATACATCGTAGATAG
- a CDS encoding DNA repair protein RAD50 produces MVFQKDGKREEVKAQVKLRFFAANRTRMLAVRNLAVTVTKAKMTMKTLEGILATSDGAKDNNKKMSSFVIKKIVTGHLRKLRFSKKFDDIFEATRYTKALDNIKSLRKERVADLKDKERLHSLGLEKAHADRLKSKIDELTNQVAEKTQESEEQRLAWTSSCGYTKFYDSATRFQQIFLKVEHLEERRSQVILNMEELKKTVTLVDDPTDVLKSKVDNYDAHCANQRTKRATKATELLQEEDSLAEARQDHQEAVNMCGEMRGQAKNHEQNIIQRDTEINNIGTKYGIRPNTSANGSLDRDSVVEFNARLGEMARAQALELERLQVYIPRSVSCDILTAQPCRMNTRLKVTNTKAENRAANRRNALKHEKETLKTQMQRNRSQISTAETSLDTLRLLETELKLAASAVLDAYDRLSAAKAAAQESSFESQIAERTNALGIKTDERERLQQKLADLQSQAETRAKLGLKRADFSRKQAEIDTIIGIHNERFKAILGTDAEADTMERDVDQALIIKDKEIARLEADASAASREMHSVESALTSYREQIRKKEAELKALEQRIKSGLADSEHSTVGPAIKAAQAELDNWLEEIGQHEGAGHFYSKILKDGKTHKKCVICNRKMDEDQLIEFEKTVGGHIQKRDTKLQALLPVEETRDKLRDEELPTMQIRAEELDSKTAKATAEAQETETAVKAVKSFRKNCSLSKAKQVSSHEPSRRFKSLQREIQQHERDLAATGSTQTAEEVQAEIDQCGAHIKTLDRERTSLMAERDRQYQTLRTLENEYSSRQLEESELKNRMKDQDSITKEIETLTKDNLEASARLKAIDGKLAGAQQPLQRLEQEQKRFQSEHNSTISLVLDRALRQCETRVSEAAISIAELEQSVQELREELAEIDREIHEAGATLAKFRDNLSLRKMKQDIENIQTEIAQHDLEQAGAAKAQFDERYQIEKDKENKLRSKQARLAGELGILKSQLKSSKQELASQFQGINEKYTKQLVQVKMADMANNDLEKYAKALDNAIMKYHALKMEEVNDTMRHLWNKTYQGTDIDGIKIVSDPDGGGAGTKKASYNYRVVMMKDQVEMDMRGRCSAGQKMLASIIIRLALSDSFGQNCGILALDEPTNALDTENIDALASSLVDIINERRHLSNFQLIIITHDESFLRKLGQAEVMEYYWRVSRDSRQKSVIERQRFN; encoded by the exons ATGGTGTTCCAAAAAGATGGCAAACGAGAAGAAGTCAAGGCACAGGTTAAGTTACGGTTTTTCGCTGCTAATCGGACTCGCATGCTGGCCGTCCGTAATCTGGCTGTTACGGTGACCAAAGCAAAAATGACCATGAAAACTCTTGAAGGAATATTAGCAACGTCAGATGGTGCTAAAGACAATAATAAG AAAATGTCATCTTTTGTCATCAAGAAGATAGTTACTGGCCACTTGCGGAAGCTTCGGTTCTCAAAAAAATTCGACGATATTTTTGAAGCTACACGATACACCAAAGCTCTTGATAACATCAAATCGCTGAGGAAGGAGCGGGTTGCAGATCTAAAAGACAAAGAACGGTTGCATAGTTTGGGTCTGGAGAAGGCACACGCTGATAGG CTCAAATCTAAGATAGACGAACTTACTAACCAGGTTGCAGAGAAGACTCAGGAGTCAGAGGAACAGAGGCTGGCTTGGACCTCAAGTTGCGGCTACACGAAGTTCTATGACTCCGCTACTCGGTTCCAGCAAATATTTCTAAAAGTGGAGCATTTGGAAGAGCGCCGATCCCAGGTTATCCTGAACATGGAGGAATTGAAGAAAACGGTGACGCTTGTAGATG ACCCAACGGATGTGTTGAAGTCCAAAGTGGACAATTATGACGCCCATTGCGCCAACCAGCGGACCAAACGAGCCACTAAAGCCACCGAATTGCTTCAGGAAGAGGATAGCCTCGCCGAGGCTCGTCAAGATCACCAAGAAGCAGTTAATATGTGTGGTGAAATGCGGGGACAGGCAAAA AACCACGAACAAAACATTATTCAAAGAGATACAGAAATCAACAATATTGGCACCAAATATGGGATTCGGCCCAATACAAGCGCCAACGGATCTCTGGATAGAGATTCGGTTGTAGAGTTCAATGCCAGACTGGGAGAGATGGCTCGAGCACAGGCACTTGAGCTGGAGCGTTTACAGGTATATATCCCGCGCTCAGTTTCCTGCGATATATTAACTGCTCAACCCTGCAGAATGAATACGAGGTTAAAAGTAACGAATACCAAAGCAGAAAACAGAGCTGCAAACCGAAGAAATGCTCTAAAGCATGAAAAGGAAACTCTGAAGACGCAAATG CAACGGAACCGTAGTCAGATATCCACCGCTGAGACGTCGCTTGACACCCTTCGACTGCTCGAAACCGAGTTGAAACTAGCAGCAAGTGCCGTACTAGATGCATACGACCGATTGTCAGCTGCAAAAGCTGCCGCCCAGGAATCTTCATTTGAATCTCAAATTGCGGAGCGCACTAATGCCCTCGGAATAAAGACCGACGAACGTGAGCGTCTTCAGCAAAAGTTAGCTGACCTACAAAGCCAGGCCGAGACGAGGGCTAAGCTTGGATTAAAACGGGCCGATTTCTCGCGCAAGCAAGCTGAAATTGATACCAT TATCGGTATCCATAATGAACGCTTCAAGGCTATTCTAGGGACCGATGCAGAAGCTGACACCATGGAACGGGACGTAGATCAAGCCTTGAT TATCAAGGATAAAGAAATAGCTCGCCTTGAGGCCGATGCCAGTGCAGCCAGTCGCGAAATGCACTCGGTAGAGTCTGCCCTCACATCGTACAGAGAACAAATACGCAAGAAAGAGGCAGAACTCAAAG CGCTGGAGCAACGCATAAAGTCTGGCCTAGCAGACTCTGAACACTCGACTGTTGGCCCTGCGATCAAGGCGGCTCAGGCAGAGCTTGACAACTGGCTCGA AGAGATAGGTCAGCATGAAGGCGCAGGTCATTTCTACTCCAAAATCCTCAAGGATGGGAAAACTCACAAAAAATGTGTTATTTGCAACCGCAAGATGGATGAGGATCAACTTATTGAGTTTGAAAAAACT GTTGGTGGCCATATTCAAAAGCGCGACACTAA ACTGCAGGCGCTTTTGCCTGTGGAGGAGACTCGGGACAAATTGCGAGATGAAGAATTACCCACAATGCAAATACGCGCAGAAGAACTCGATTCAAAGACAGCCAAGGCGACGGCGGAGGCACAGGAG ACCGAAACTGCGGTGAAAGCCGTCAAGTCATTCAGAAAGAACTGCAGTCTCTCAAAAGCCAAGCAGGTTTCATCACACGAACCCAGCAGGAGGTTCAAGTCCCTGCAACGTGAAATTCAGCAGCACGAGCGGGATCTAGCAGCCACAGGATCTACACAAACCGCTGAAGAAGTACAAGCTGAAATCGATCAATGCGGGGCACACAT CAAAACTCTAGACCGTGAACGGACATCCCTGATGGCTGAACGAGACCGACAGTATCAAACACTACGAACCCTCGAAAACGAGTATTCCTCAAGGCAGCTTGAAGAAAGCGAGTTAAAGAATAGAATGAAAGACCAGGACTCGATCACCAAGGAAATTGAAACGCTTACCAAAGATAATCTAGAGGCCAGTGCCAGGCTCAAG GCAATAGACGGTAAATTGGCCGGAGCACAGCAACCTCTACAGAGACTAGAACAGGAGCAGAAAAGGTTTCAGTCTGAGCATAATTCAACAATCTCATTGGTTCTC GACCGTGCGTTAAGACAATGCGAAACCCGAGTTTCCGAAGCTGCTATTAGCATCGCTGAGCTCGAGCAGTCGGTACAGGAACTCCGCGAGGAATTAGCAGAGATAGACAGGGAAATACATGAAGCGGGGGCCACACTCGCCAAATTTCGAGATAACTTGAGTTTGAGGAAGATGAAACAGGATATCGAGAACATACAAACAGAGATCGCCCAACACGACTTGGAGCAGGCCGGAGCTGCCAAGGCGCAATTTGACGAGAGATATCAAATCGAGAAGGACAAGGAGAATAAATTACGATCGAAA CAAGCGCGGTTGGCCGGAGAACTTGGGATACTGAAGAGCCAGCTCAAGAGTTCTAAACAAGAACTTGCCAGTCAATTCCAAGGCATTAACGAAAAGTATACCAAGCAGCTGGTTCAAGTCAAG ATGGCCGATATGGCGAACAACGACTTGGAAAAGTATGCTAAAGCATTGGATAA TGCTATCATGAAATACCATGCGTTGAAGATGGAAGAGGTTAACGACACCATGCGTCATCTTTGGAACAAGACCTACCAAGGCACTG ATATTGATGGAATTAAAATCGTCTCGGATCCTGACGGTGGTGGCGCTGGAACTAAAAAAGCATCATACAATTATCGG GTAGTGATGATGAAAGACCAAGTTGAGATGGACATGCGTGGCCGCTGTAGCGCTGGCCAGAAGATGCTTGCTTCCATTATCATCCGGCTGGCCCTGTCTGATTCATTTGGCCAGAACTGCGGTATCCTTGCTCTTGATGAGCCGACCAACGCTCTTGATACTGAAAATATTGATGCCCTTGCAAGCAGCTTGGTAGACATTATCAACGAGCGAAGGCACTTAAGTAACTTCCAGCTTATCATCATCACCCACGACGAGAGCTTCTTGCGGAAATTGGGACAGGCCGAAGTGATGGAGTATTATTG GCGTGTATCACGAGACAGTCGACAGAAATCCGTAATTGAGAGGCAACGATTCAACTGA
- a CDS encoding RNA helicase: MACAIRTSARPLIFLISSVHRVISSDSERTFKSHLGGRKHRAATKTPTLSNCLHSQGSAHQRRLSQLDVTPDPWYTVTEAEAPINSIRCDTCNQNIPRTWASHISKDSHIGAQEWLTFNFGTIDPNNAQEIKKVVTLRLNTPSRHNLKLNQASILSRTLFPGFSSFHVTEMDPIALPLKRLVSLPLYFRSLGHRGYFADRLELTFHDKSLRKSFTITRPLRATVGNVTDLEQLRPSAPYVRPPPKPRRDRERSWVDGIKPSSQRIEWVVELPKAIMPFQLRSIWKSRTGVDAKLTRVKQLPGMHGDLIGAGPPSYVASGRLCSDWDDAGEV, translated from the exons ATGGCGTGTGCCATACGGACCTCTGCACGGCCTCTCATATTCTTGATTTCTTCTGTTCATCGTGTAATATCATCTGACTCAGAGCGCACATTTAAATCACACTTGGGTGGTCGCAAGCATCGCGCCGCTACCAAAACGCCGACGCTTAGCAATTGCCTG CACTCTCAAGGAAGCGCCCATCAACGTCGTCTCTCCCAACTCGATGTTACTCCCGACCCTTGGTATACGGTAACAGAAGCAGAAGCTCCGATCAACTCGATTAGATGTGATACTTGCAATCAGAATATTCCACGAACATGGGCCTCACACATCTCTAAAGACAGCCACATCGGCGCTCAAGAGTGGCTAACTTTCA ATTTCGGAACCATCGATCCCAACAACGCACAAGAGATCAAGAAGGTTGTTACTCTTCGGCTAAACACTCCCAGCAGACATAACCTGAAACTCAACCAGGCTAGCATCCTCAGCAGGACGCTCTTCCCGGGTTTCTCCTC GTTTCATGTCACTGAAATGGATCCTATTGCTTTGCCACTAAAGCGACTCGTTTCTTTACCTCTTTACTTCCGATCCCTAGGACATCGGGGTTACTTTGCTGATCGACTGGAGCTCACTTTCCATGACAAATCCCTCCGCAAATCCTTCACTATTACACGTCCACTTCGAGCAACAGTTGGAAATGTTACAGATCTTGAACAACTCCGTCCATCGGCTCCATATGTACGGCCTCCGCCAAAACCTCGAAGGGATCGAGAGAGAAGTTGGGTCGATGGGATTAAGCCTTCGAGTCAACGTATCGAATGGGTTGTGGAACTGCCCAAGGCCATCATGCCTTTTCAATTGCGATCAATTTGGAAAAGTCGTACTGGAGTAGACGCCAAGCTGACCAGAGTCAAACAGTTGCCTGGAATGCACGGGGATTTGATAGGCGCAGGCCCGCCATCATACGTCGCTTCTGGGAGACTTTGCTCCGATTGGGATGACGCAGGTGAGGTATAG